The proteins below are encoded in one region of Bacteroides uniformis:
- the alaS gene encoding alanine--tRNA ligase: protein MLTANEIRDSFKSFFESKGHQIVPSAPMVIKDDPTLMFTNAGMNQFKDIILGNHPAKYKRVADSQKCLRVSGKHNDLEEVGHDTYHHTMFEMLGNWSFGDYFKKEAISWAWEYLVDVLKLDPKDLYATVFEGSAEEGLERDNEAASYWEQFLPKDHILNGNKHDNFWEMGDTGPCGPCSEIHVDSRSEEEKAKVPGSQLVNKDHPQVIEIWNLVFMQFNRKADGSLEGLPAKVIDTGMGFERLVRTLQGKTSNYDTDVFQPILKAIGDMAGKKYGEDEKSDIAMRVIADHIRTIAFSITDGQLPSNAKAGYVIRRILRRAVRYGYTFLGQKQAFMYKLLPVLIENMGAAYPELDAQKELIAKVIKEEEDSFLRTLETGIRLLEKTMADAKAAGKNEISGKDAFTLYDTFGFPLDLTELILRENGMTADIKEFDAEMQQQKQRARNAAAIETGDWITLKEGTTEFVGYDYTEYETSILRYRQVKQKNQTLYQIVLDKTPFYAESGGQVGDTGVLVNEFETIEVVDTKKENNLPIHITKKLPEHMEAPMMACVDTDKRAACAANHSATHLLDAALREVLGEHVEQKGSLVTPDSLRFDFSHFQKVTDEEIRKVEHIVNAKIRANIPLKEYRNIPIEEAKELGAIALFGEKYGDHVRVIQFGSSVEFCGGTHVAATGNIGMVKIISESSVAAGVRRIEAYTGARVEELMNTIEDTLHDLKALFNNAPDLAGTIRKYIDENAGLKKQVEDFMKEKEAQLKERLLKNVQEVNGVKVIKFCAPLPAETVKNIAFQLRGQITENLFFVAGTEAEGKPMLTVMLSDNLVAGGLKAGNLVKEAAKLIQGGGGGQPHFATAGGKNADGLNAAIDKVLELAGL from the coding sequence ATGTTGACTGCAAACGAAATCAGAGACTCTTTCAAGAGTTTCTTCGAAAGTAAAGGTCACCAGATAGTGCCTTCGGCCCCGATGGTGATTAAGGATGACCCCACGTTGATGTTCACCAATGCGGGAATGAACCAGTTTAAAGATATTATTTTGGGCAACCACCCGGCGAAATACAAAAGAGTTGCTGACTCGCAGAAATGCCTTCGCGTAAGCGGAAAGCACAACGACCTGGAGGAAGTGGGTCACGATACCTACCACCACACCATGTTCGAGATGCTGGGCAACTGGTCGTTTGGCGACTACTTCAAGAAGGAAGCCATCTCCTGGGCATGGGAGTATCTGGTGGATGTATTGAAACTCGACCCCAAAGACCTCTACGCCACCGTATTCGAAGGTAGCGCCGAAGAAGGACTGGAACGCGACAACGAAGCCGCTTCTTACTGGGAGCAGTTCTTGCCGAAAGACCACATTCTGAATGGCAACAAACACGATAACTTCTGGGAAATGGGTGATACGGGACCGTGCGGTCCGTGTTCGGAAATCCATGTGGACTCCCGTTCGGAAGAAGAGAAGGCCAAAGTACCCGGCAGCCAGCTGGTGAACAAAGACCACCCGCAGGTGATTGAAATCTGGAACCTCGTGTTCATGCAGTTCAACCGCAAGGCGGACGGCAGCCTGGAAGGACTTCCCGCCAAGGTTATCGACACCGGCATGGGCTTCGAGCGACTGGTGCGCACACTGCAAGGAAAGACCTCCAACTACGACACCGACGTATTCCAACCGATACTGAAAGCCATCGGAGACATGGCAGGCAAGAAGTATGGCGAAGATGAGAAGTCGGACATCGCCATGCGTGTAATTGCCGACCACATCCGCACCATCGCCTTCTCCATCACCGACGGACAGCTTCCGAGCAATGCCAAGGCAGGTTACGTCATCCGTCGTATCCTCCGCCGTGCCGTGCGCTACGGTTACACGTTCCTCGGACAGAAGCAGGCATTCATGTACAAGCTCCTCCCCGTACTCATCGAGAACATGGGCGCCGCTTATCCCGAACTGGATGCACAGAAGGAACTGATTGCCAAAGTTATCAAGGAAGAAGAAGACTCCTTCCTCCGCACTTTGGAGACAGGTATCCGCCTGCTGGAAAAGACCATGGCAGACGCCAAAGCCGCCGGCAAGAACGAAATCAGCGGAAAGGATGCCTTTACCTTATATGATACCTTCGGTTTCCCGCTCGACTTGACGGAACTGATTCTCCGCGAAAACGGCATGACTGCCGACATCAAGGAGTTTGACGCCGAAATGCAGCAGCAGAAACAGCGTGCCCGCAATGCCGCCGCCATAGAGACCGGTGACTGGATTACGCTAAAGGAGGGTACTACCGAATTCGTAGGATATGACTATACGGAATACGAAACATCCATTCTGCGCTACCGACAAGTGAAGCAGAAGAACCAAACCTTGTATCAGATTGTACTGGACAAGACTCCGTTCTATGCCGAAAGCGGCGGTCAGGTAGGTGACACCGGTGTATTGGTGAACGAGTTTGAGACCATCGAAGTGGTAGACACCAAGAAGGAGAACAACCTGCCTATCCACATCACCAAGAAGCTGCCCGAACACATGGAAGCTCCGATGATGGCATGCGTGGATACCGACAAGCGTGCCGCTTGTGCCGCCAACCACTCTGCTACCCACTTGCTGGATGCTGCGCTGCGCGAAGTATTGGGCGAGCATGTAGAGCAGAAGGGCTCTTTGGTTACACCGGACTCCCTGCGTTTCGACTTCTCACACTTCCAGAAGGTGACGGACGAGGAAATCCGCAAGGTGGAACACATCGTTAATGCAAAGATTCGCGCCAACATACCTTTGAAAGAATACCGCAACATTCCTATCGAAGAAGCCAAAGAACTGGGCGCCATCGCTCTGTTCGGCGAGAAGTACGGCGACCATGTACGCGTTATCCAGTTCGGTTCTTCCGTAGAATTCTGTGGTGGTACGCACGTGGCTGCAACCGGAAACATCGGTATGGTGAAGATTATCTCCGAAAGCTCCGTGGCTGCCGGTGTGCGCCGTATCGAAGCCTACACGGGTGCACGCGTGGAGGAACTGATGAACACCATCGAGGACACGCTGCACGACTTGAAGGCGCTCTTCAACAACGCACCCGACCTTGCCGGAACCATCCGTAAGTATATTGACGAAAACGCCGGACTGAAGAAGCAGGTAGAGGACTTCATGAAAGAGAAAGAAGCACAGCTGAAAGAAAGACTGCTGAAGAACGTGCAGGAAGTCAATGGCGTTAAAGTCATCAAGTTCTGTGCTCCCCTGCCGGCAGAAACAGTGAAGAACATCGCCTTCCAGTTGCGTGGCCAGATTACGGAAAACCTGTTCTTCGTAGCGGGAACAGAAGCCGAAGGCAAGCCGATGCTGACCGTCATGCTGAGCGACAACCTCGTGGCAGGCGGACTGAAAGCCGGTAACCTGGTGAAAGAAGCTGCCAAACTTATCCAAGGCGGTGGCGGTGGCCAGCCCCACTTTGCAACTGCCGGCGGTAAGAATGCTGACGGACTGAACGCTGCCATTGACAAAGTTTTGGAATTGGCAGGATTATAA
- a CDS encoding M23 family metallopeptidase codes for MRKVYYIYNPQTQTYDRIYPTVRQRALSILRRLFIGMGLGAGSFIVLLLIFGSPSEKELRKENSKLQAQYNVLSRRLDEAMGVLQDIQQRDDNLYRVIFMADPIPSAIRQAGYGGTNRYEHLMDMANSDLVINTTQKMDMISKQLYIQSRSFDDVVEMCKNHDEMLRCIPAIQPVSNKDLRKTASGYGTRIDPIYGTSKFHEGMDFSAPQGTDVYATGDGTVVQMGWQSGYGNRIVIDHGFGYQTVYAHLRDFRTKLGKKVVRGEVIGGVGSTGKSTGPHLHYEVHVKGKVVNPVNYYFMDLSAEDYDRMIQIAANHGKVLD; via the coding sequence ATGCGCAAAGTTTACTACATTTATAATCCCCAGACGCAGACGTACGACCGTATTTATCCTACCGTGAGGCAGCGGGCGCTGAGCATTCTCCGCCGTTTGTTCATCGGTATGGGGCTGGGTGCGGGCAGTTTCATCGTATTGCTGCTTATCTTCGGCTCTCCGTCGGAGAAGGAGTTGCGAAAGGAGAACAGCAAACTGCAGGCGCAGTACAACGTCCTCTCCCGCCGGCTGGACGAGGCTATGGGAGTGCTGCAAGACATACAGCAGCGTGATGACAATCTGTACCGGGTGATTTTCATGGCCGACCCTATTCCTTCTGCCATCCGTCAGGCTGGATACGGCGGTACCAACCGCTATGAGCATCTGATGGATATGGCTAACTCCGACTTGGTTATCAATACCACGCAGAAAATGGATATGATTAGCAAGCAACTCTATATCCAGTCCCGCTCCTTTGACGATGTGGTGGAGATGTGCAAGAATCATGATGAAATGCTGCGCTGCATTCCTGCCATACAGCCGGTTTCCAATAAAGACCTCCGTAAGACCGCTTCGGGTTACGGTACGCGTATCGACCCCATTTATGGTACCAGCAAGTTCCATGAGGGTATGGACTTTTCGGCTCCCCAGGGCACGGATGTCTATGCCACGGGAGATGGCACCGTGGTGCAGATGGGCTGGCAATCGGGCTATGGCAACAGAATTGTGATAGACCACGGCTTCGGTTATCAGACGGTGTATGCACACTTGCGCGATTTCCGGACGAAGTTGGGCAAGAAAGTGGTACGTGGTGAGGTCATTGGCGGGGTAGGCAGTACGGGCAAGAGTACTGGTCCGCACTTGCACTACGAAGTACACGTTAAGGGAAAAGTTGTGAATCCCGTCAACTACTACTTCATGGATCTCAGTGCCGAGGATTATGACCGCATGATACAGATTGCGGCGAACCATGGTAAGGTGCTTGATTGA
- a CDS encoding MerR family transcriptional regulator, with protein sequence MLNTDKNLKLYYSISEVAAMFDVNESLLRFWEKEFPQLNPKKGGRGIRQYRKEDIETVKLIYHLVKERGMTLPGARQRMKDNKEATIRNFEIVDRLRAIREELVGMKLALDEFTYEDVESLKENIQGLK encoded by the coding sequence ATGCTGAATACAGATAAGAATTTAAAGTTATATTACTCCATCAGCGAGGTGGCTGCCATGTTCGATGTCAACGAATCACTGCTCCGTTTCTGGGAAAAGGAGTTTCCGCAACTCAATCCGAAGAAGGGGGGGCGGGGAATACGCCAGTACCGTAAGGAGGACATTGAGACAGTGAAACTTATCTATCATCTGGTGAAGGAGCGCGGAATGACCTTGCCCGGCGCCCGCCAACGGATGAAAGACAATAAAGAAGCTACGATACGCAACTTTGAAATCGTAGATCGCCTGAGAGCTATCCGCGAAGAACTGGTAGGCATGAAACTGGCATTGGATGAGTTTACTTACGAGGATGTGGAGAGCTTGAAGGAAAATATTCAAGGACTGAAGTAG
- a CDS encoding RelA/SpoT family protein produces the protein MEENISQKEKEKAEEEMIEQAFQELLNDYLATKHRKRVEIITKAFNFANQAHKGIKRRSGEPYIMHPIAVAKIVCNEIGLGSTSICSALLHDVVEDTDYTVEDIENIFGPKIAQIVDGLTKISGGIFGDRASAQAENFKKLLLTMSDDIRVILIKIADRLHNMRTLGSMLPNKQFKIAGETLYIYAPLANRLGLYKIKTELENLSFKYEHPEEYHEIEEKLEATAVERDKVFNEFTAPIRAQLDKMGLKYRILARVKSIYSIWNKMQTKHVPFEEIYDLLAVRIIFEPRNIEEELNDCFDIYVSISKIYKPHPDRLRDWVSHPKANGYQALHVTLMGNNGQWIEVQIRSERMNDVAEQGFAAHWKYKEGGGSEDEGELEKWLRTIKEILDDPQPDAIDFLDTIKLNLFASEIFVFTPKGDLKTMPQNSTALDFAFSLHTDIGSHCIGAKVNHKLVPLSHKLQSGDQVEILTSKSQRVQPEWEVYATTARARAKIAAILRKEAKAYQKEGETILNEFFKNEDIRMDDAALDKLTRLHGFHTRDELLVAIGNKRVVLGDADKNVFKEKQNSNWKKFLTFSFGNKDNKDAKEQPEEKTPQEKINTKQILKLTEETISKNYIMADCCHPIPGDDVLGYIDEQNRVVIHKRQCPVATRLKSSYGNRIIATEWDTHKDLSFLVTIYIKGIDSMGLLNEVTQVISRQLNVNIRKLTIETNDGIFEGKIQLYVHDVDDVRTICNNLKQIQNIKQVTRVEE, from the coding sequence ATGGAAGAAAATATAAGTCAGAAGGAAAAGGAAAAAGCCGAAGAGGAAATGATCGAACAGGCATTCCAAGAACTGTTGAACGACTATTTGGCCACCAAGCACCGCAAGCGCGTCGAAATAATAACCAAAGCATTCAACTTTGCCAACCAGGCGCATAAGGGCATTAAGCGTCGTTCCGGCGAGCCCTACATCATGCACCCCATTGCTGTGGCAAAGATTGTCTGTAATGAGATAGGACTGGGGTCTACTTCCATATGCTCGGCATTGCTGCATGATGTGGTGGAGGACACCGACTACACCGTAGAGGATATTGAAAACATCTTCGGTCCCAAAATCGCCCAGATTGTAGACGGGCTGACAAAGATTTCCGGCGGTATCTTCGGCGACCGTGCCTCGGCGCAGGCAGAGAACTTCAAGAAGCTGCTGCTCACCATGTCCGACGATATCCGGGTTATCCTCATCAAGATAGCCGACCGTCTGCATAACATGCGTACACTCGGCTCCATGCTGCCCAACAAGCAGTTCAAGATTGCAGGCGAAACACTCTATATTTATGCCCCGCTCGCCAACCGCCTCGGCTTGTACAAAATCAAGACAGAACTGGAAAACCTGAGCTTCAAGTACGAACATCCGGAAGAGTACCACGAGATAGAAGAGAAACTGGAAGCCACCGCCGTGGAGCGCGACAAGGTATTCAATGAGTTCACCGCTCCGATACGGGCGCAACTGGACAAAATGGGACTGAAATACCGTATCCTTGCCCGTGTAAAGTCCATCTACTCCATCTGGAACAAAATGCAGACCAAGCATGTCCCCTTCGAGGAAATCTATGATTTGCTTGCTGTCCGCATCATCTTCGAGCCCCGCAATATAGAGGAAGAGCTAAACGACTGCTTCGACATTTACGTCTCCATATCCAAGATATACAAGCCCCACCCCGACCGCCTGCGCGACTGGGTGAGCCATCCCAAAGCCAACGGCTACCAAGCCCTGCACGTCACCCTTATGGGTAACAACGGGCAATGGATTGAAGTACAAATCCGCAGTGAACGCATGAATGACGTTGCCGAACAAGGCTTTGCCGCCCACTGGAAATACAAAGAAGGCGGAGGCAGCGAAGATGAAGGCGAACTGGAGAAATGGTTGCGTACCATCAAGGAAATTCTGGACGACCCACAACCGGACGCCATCGATTTTCTCGATACCATCAAACTGAACTTGTTTGCATCGGAAATTTTCGTCTTCACCCCGAAAGGCGACCTCAAGACCATGCCGCAGAACTCTACGGCACTGGACTTTGCCTTCTCCTTGCATACCGACATCGGCAGCCACTGCATCGGCGCCAAGGTAAACCACAAACTGGTTCCCCTAAGCCACAAACTGCAAAGCGGTGACCAGGTAGAGATATTGACCTCCAAATCGCAACGCGTGCAGCCGGAGTGGGAAGTGTATGCCACCACCGCCCGCGCCCGCGCCAAGATTGCCGCCATCCTGCGCAAAGAGGCGAAAGCCTATCAGAAAGAAGGTGAAACCATACTGAACGAATTCTTCAAAAACGAGGATATACGTATGGATGATGCTGCTCTGGACAAGCTGACCAGGCTGCACGGCTTCCACACCCGCGACGAGCTGCTCGTTGCCATCGGCAACAAACGGGTTGTGCTGGGCGATGCCGACAAGAACGTGTTCAAGGAAAAGCAGAACAGCAACTGGAAGAAGTTCCTGACCTTCTCCTTCGGTAACAAGGACAACAAGGATGCCAAAGAACAACCGGAAGAGAAAACACCGCAAGAGAAAATCAACACTAAGCAGATTCTGAAGCTGACGGAAGAGACCATCTCAAAGAACTATATTATGGCCGACTGTTGCCATCCCATTCCGGGTGACGACGTACTGGGATACATCGACGAGCAAAACCGTGTTGTCATCCACAAGCGCCAATGCCCCGTTGCCACCCGCCTTAAGAGTAGCTACGGAAACCGTATCATCGCCACCGAGTGGGACACTCACAAGGATTTGTCGTTCCTCGTCACCATATATATAAAAGGTATAGACAGCATGGGATTGCTGAACGAAGTAACTCAAGTCATCTCCCGCCAGCTCAACGTGAATATCCGTAAACTGACCATCGAAACCAACGACGGTATCTTCGAAGGAAAGATACAACTCTATGTACACGATGTGGACGACGTGCGCACTATCTGCAATAACCTGAAGCAGATACAGAATATAAAACAAGTGACGAGAGTAGAGGAATAA
- a CDS encoding lytic transglycosylase domain-containing protein has product MKRIILGSSLLFCALFTAPAMHAQESVEVLIRENGTERQESIELPKSMTYPLDSLLNDWKAKNYIDLGKDCSTSTVNPMFSDSVYIDRLSRMPTVMEMPYNEIVRKFIDMYAGRLRNQVAFMLSACNFYMPIFEEALDAYGLPLELKYLPIIESALNPSAVSRAGACGLWQFMLATGKIYGLESNSLVDERRDPIKATWAAARYLKDMYDIYKDWNLVIAAYNCGPGTINKAIRRSGGKTDYWEIYNYLPKETRGYVPAFIAANYVMTYYCKHNICPMETDIPEATDTVQVSRNLHFEQISDLCGISLDQIKSLNPQFKKSIIPGESKPQTLRLPINYISAFIDKQDTIYAHRSNELFKNRRVVAVSNTRSTARSSKGSTATGNVTYHKIRSGENLGSIARKYGVTVNQLKSWNGLRSTRISAGKRLKIYK; this is encoded by the coding sequence ATGAAAAGAATTATTCTCGGTTCCTCGCTTCTGTTTTGCGCCCTCTTCACCGCTCCGGCCATGCATGCGCAAGAAAGCGTGGAAGTGCTTATCCGCGAAAACGGCACGGAACGCCAGGAATCCATCGAGCTGCCCAAAAGCATGACCTATCCGCTGGACAGCCTGCTCAATGACTGGAAAGCCAAGAATTACATAGACTTGGGAAAAGACTGCAGCACCTCTACCGTAAACCCGATGTTCAGTGACTCTGTATACATAGACCGGTTGTCGCGCATGCCGACCGTCATGGAAATGCCATACAACGAGATTGTGCGCAAGTTCATCGACATGTATGCCGGACGTCTGCGCAACCAGGTTGCCTTCATGCTGAGCGCCTGCAACTTCTATATGCCCATCTTCGAAGAAGCGCTGGATGCCTACGGCCTGCCGCTCGAGCTGAAATACCTGCCCATCATAGAATCCGCTCTCAACCCTTCTGCCGTATCCCGCGCGGGAGCCTGCGGACTATGGCAGTTTATGCTCGCCACCGGAAAGATATACGGACTGGAAAGCAACAGCCTCGTAGACGAACGCCGTGACCCGATAAAGGCGACCTGGGCGGCAGCACGCTACCTGAAGGACATGTATGACATTTACAAAGACTGGAACCTGGTGATTGCCGCCTACAACTGCGGTCCGGGCACCATCAACAAAGCCATCCGCCGCTCGGGAGGGAAAACCGATTATTGGGAAATCTACAACTATCTGCCCAAAGAGACACGCGGCTACGTGCCCGCCTTCATTGCCGCCAACTACGTAATGACCTACTACTGCAAGCACAACATCTGCCCCATGGAAACCGACATTCCGGAAGCAACCGATACGGTGCAAGTAAGCCGTAACCTTCATTTCGAGCAGATTTCCGACCTATGCGGCATCAGCCTGGACCAGATAAAGAGCCTAAATCCCCAATTCAAGAAAAGCATCATCCCCGGAGAGAGCAAGCCGCAGACGCTACGCCTCCCCATCAACTACATCAGTGCCTTCATTGACAAGCAAGACACCATCTATGCCCACCGCAGTAACGAGCTGTTCAAGAACCGCAGAGTCGTGGCCGTTTCCAATACACGCTCGACGGCACGTAGCAGCAAAGGCAGTACCGCTACGGGGAATGTCACCTACCACAAGATACGCAGTGGCGAGAATCTCGGCAGCATTGCACGGAAATACGGCGTCACTGTCAATCAGTTAAAAAGTTGGAATGGATTGCGCAGTACCAGAATCTCCGCAGGAAAGCGCTTGAAGATTTATAAATAA
- a CDS encoding DUF5683 domain-containing protein: MRKKGRIYQLAIALLLCFLQMAGIAMYGQDRPRAASKRAQRHQTDTLNTVVNRDSLTVADSLAAENKRKMLEMTASPDLKEQPVPTDSLQKAIDPKRWVPNPTKATWLALVIPGGGQIYNRKYWKLPIFYGGFAGCAYALTWNSKMYKDYSAAYKDAVNGNFNSSTITDLLPPNYNYTESQLTETLRKRKDTFRRYRDLSIFAFIGVYLLSVVDAYVDAELSNFDITPDLSMKVEPAIINSQMTGSSNKNVGVQCSFRF; this comes from the coding sequence ATGAGGAAAAAAGGAAGAATATATCAGTTAGCCATTGCCCTGCTGCTCTGTTTTTTACAGATGGCAGGGATTGCTATGTATGGTCAGGACCGTCCACGTGCCGCTTCCAAGCGTGCGCAGCGGCATCAGACCGATACACTCAACACCGTGGTGAACCGGGACAGCCTCACTGTTGCCGACAGTCTTGCAGCCGAAAACAAGCGGAAGATGCTGGAAATGACTGCCAGCCCCGACCTGAAGGAACAGCCCGTGCCTACAGACAGTCTGCAAAAGGCCATCGACCCCAAAAGGTGGGTACCTAATCCCACAAAAGCCACCTGGCTTGCCCTCGTCATTCCCGGCGGTGGACAAATTTACAACCGCAAGTATTGGAAACTGCCCATCTTCTATGGAGGATTTGCCGGTTGTGCCTATGCCCTTACGTGGAACAGCAAGATGTATAAGGACTATTCGGCCGCCTACAAGGATGCCGTAAATGGTAATTTCAACTCCAGTACCATTACCGACCTGCTGCCTCCCAACTATAACTATACCGAAAGCCAGCTGACGGAGACACTACGGAAGCGTAAGGATACCTTCCGACGATACCGCGACTTGAGCATCTTCGCCTTTATCGGTGTATACCTGCTGTCCGTTGTCGACGCATACGTAGACGCAGAGCTGTCCAACTTTGACATCACCCCCGACCTCAGCATGAAAGTGGAACCTGCCATAATCAACAGCCAGATGACTGGTTCCTCTAATAAGAACGTCGGCGTGCAATGCAGTTTCCGATTCTAG
- a CDS encoding ParB/RepB/Spo0J family partition protein, with translation MAQRNALGRGLDALFSMDEVKTEGSSSINEIELSKITVNPNQPRHEFDPVALQELADSISEIGIIQPITLRKLSDDEYQIIAGERRFRASQLAGLTSIPAYIRTADDENVMEMALIENIQREDLNSVEIALAYQHLLEQYGLTQERLSERVGKKRTTIANYLRLLKLPAPVQMGLQNKQIDMGHARALVTLGDPKLQVKIFEEILEHGYSVRKVEEIVKSLSEGESVKSGGRKIAPKRAKLPEEFNMLKQQLSGFFSTKVQLTCSEKGKGKISIPFNNEEELERIIGILDTLKK, from the coding sequence ATGGCACAAAGAAATGCATTAGGACGCGGGCTGGACGCCCTCTTCTCCATGGATGAAGTAAAGACCGAAGGCTCCTCCTCTATCAATGAGATAGAGCTGTCGAAGATTACGGTCAATCCCAACCAGCCCCGTCATGAATTCGATCCGGTTGCGTTGCAGGAGTTAGCCGATTCCATCTCCGAAATCGGCATCATACAGCCCATCACCCTGCGCAAGCTTAGCGACGACGAATACCAGATTATCGCCGGCGAGCGTCGTTTCCGTGCTTCGCAGCTTGCCGGACTGACAAGCATCCCTGCCTATATCCGCACTGCAGATGACGAGAACGTCATGGAAATGGCGCTCATCGAAAACATACAGCGCGAAGACTTGAACTCCGTAGAAATAGCCCTCGCTTACCAGCATCTGTTGGAACAATACGGACTGACGCAGGAACGCCTCAGCGAACGCGTAGGTAAGAAGCGTACCACCATTGCCAACTACCTGCGCCTGCTCAAACTGCCCGCCCCCGTCCAGATGGGACTGCAGAACAAGCAGATAGACATGGGACATGCCCGCGCTTTGGTAACGCTTGGCGATCCCAAACTGCAAGTGAAGATTTTCGAAGAAATCCTGGAGCACGGGTATTCCGTACGCAAAGTGGAAGAAATCGTAAAGTCACTGAGTGAAGGCGAAAGCGTGAAGAGCGGTGGTCGTAAGATTGCCCCCAAGCGCGCCAAACTGCCCGAAGAATTCAATATGCTGAAACAACAGCTCTCGGGCTTTTTCAGTACCAAGGTGCAGCTAACCTGCTCGGAGAAAGGAAAAGGTAAAATCAGTATCCCGTTCAATAACGAAGAAGAATTGGAACGTATCATCGGCATTCTTGATACGCTGAAGAAATAA